The Micromonospora krabiensis genome window below encodes:
- a CDS encoding WXG100 family type VII secretion target, with amino-acid sequence MATYHIVSEDIQEASTWLKQNMQTLLDGMTQAKSKIDTLIQGGYNTPAAQQKFGPYFDEYKGSVDQTLNGMEGISQYLTQVSDAFTDTDNQTGASLGR; translated from the coding sequence GTGGCCACCTACCACATCGTCAGCGAGGACATTCAGGAAGCCTCGACCTGGCTGAAGCAGAACATGCAGACGCTGCTGGACGGGATGACCCAGGCCAAGAGCAAGATCGACACCCTGATCCAGGGTGGCTACAACACCCCGGCCGCCCAGCAGAAGTTCGGCCCGTACTTCGACGAGTACAAGGGCAGCGTCGACCAGACCCTGAACGGCATGGAGGGCATCAGCCAGTACCTCACGCAGGTCAGCGACGCCTTCACCGACACGGACAACCAGACCGGGGCCAGCCTCGGCCGCTGA
- a CDS encoding FtsK/SpoIIIE domain-containing protein, whose product MRLQLTVADPSTAVIEYQVEAAPDTTVGELAEALAARRPEPPGTPPTIFVAGAPLDPRLTLAEAPLRRGTVLGLDRPVPEAPAQPPGLVEVRVVSGTDAGAVHQLDLGEHSIGTASTSRVRLTDPSLAPVVASVRVSPDGACRVRPARPGLLLDRIELDDEQVWPPGGQLAVGSSLLELRVPVRAEAALQISEDRTGLDYNRPPRLLPEARTTQFTLPTPPAPPERRPLVLVTVLAPLVVSGAAFLITRNPLTLLFAILSPVALIAGQIGARRQGKVSYRTRLAEYEAKRERINAEAQEALTAERLARRDNFPDPAAVRLIAVGPERRLWERRRTDPDFLELRAGSADLPSEVVLRDPSQDEHRREVRWSALDVPATVPVRKHGVVGIAGDTVARVTARWMVAQAATLHSPEDLQIYLLAGAGDEEGWSWVGWLPHAAPRDGQDTLATVGTDTQTVARRVAELVAVISARAAERTDGAFRDILVVLDGARRLRSLPGVTQILREGPAVGVYAICVDAEEKLLPEECQAVVAEQADGSLLVTRTLAAPIPGVHPDLLPTEWLRTVSRALAPLRDTGGADDGAVLPDASRLLDVLGMEPPGPDAVAARWTTGGRTTEAVLGVSLDGPFALDLKRDGPHALVAGTTGSGKSELLQTLVASLAVANRPDAMTFVLVDYKGGSAFKDCVRLPHTVGMVTDLDTHLVSRALTSLTAELRRREHILAEAGAKDIDDYVDLLRREPTRTPMPRLLIVIDEFASMIRDLPDFVTGLVNIAQRGRSLGIHLVLATQRPGGVVSPEIRANTNLRIALRVTDTSESQDVLNAPDAASILKSTPGRAFVRLAQSSLVPFQAGRVGGFRPGARTDVRQAPWLTPVSWTDLGRPVPTRPGVKAEPSAELTDLAVLVEAVRGASAQLAIAPQHSPWLPALPDSLTVDALPAPRGSGYHLAPVAYGLVDLPAQQEQAPLELDLGTLGHLHVIGSSRSGRSQALRTIAGTVARVHSTADVHLYGVDCGNGALLALAELPHCGAVVQRTESERLGRLFARLVAELGRRQQLLASTGSAGLVEYRAGVAEADRPPHILVLLDRFEVFDKTFADYDNGNVMTALLTLLREGAGAGIHVVMAGDRSMFTTRISSTTDDKLVLRLTERSDYSMVGINYRQLPDEIATGRAIRAVDSAEAQIALLTEDSSGQGQARAIAAIAEAARLRDAEVGDAARPFRIDVLPDELSLAQANVLVRPSAPLWTMLGVGGDELSAIGPDLGSNPTFILAGPPRSGRSTTLLTMVAGLLEKGTPVVIAAPRRSPLRELAGLPGVLDLVTSENFTSAGLAAALDGRDGPAVVVLDDAEQLLKCDAGSDLGDIARVGTEKGLGLIIAGSIDGLSSGFGGWHVDARRNRQGALLSPQGLGDGELIGAKLSRGQLGGGRPGRVLAHFGDGKLHLVQVPRTEPAVLRELLGEAR is encoded by the coding sequence GTGCGCCTGCAGCTCACCGTTGCGGATCCGTCCACCGCCGTCATCGAATACCAGGTCGAGGCGGCCCCCGACACCACCGTCGGGGAACTCGCCGAGGCGCTGGCCGCGCGTCGGCCGGAGCCCCCGGGCACCCCACCGACGATCTTTGTCGCCGGGGCGCCGCTGGACCCGCGACTCACCCTCGCCGAAGCCCCGCTGCGCCGGGGCACGGTGCTCGGCCTGGACCGTCCCGTGCCGGAGGCGCCCGCGCAACCGCCGGGGCTGGTGGAGGTACGGGTCGTCAGCGGGACCGACGCCGGGGCGGTCCACCAACTCGACCTGGGTGAACACAGCATCGGCACGGCGAGCACCAGCCGGGTCCGCCTCACCGACCCCTCACTCGCCCCCGTCGTGGCGTCGGTCCGGGTCAGCCCGGACGGCGCGTGCCGCGTGCGACCGGCCCGCCCCGGCCTCCTGCTCGACCGGATCGAGCTCGACGACGAACAGGTGTGGCCCCCCGGCGGACAGCTGGCCGTCGGCTCGTCCCTGTTGGAGCTGCGCGTCCCGGTCCGGGCTGAGGCCGCACTGCAGATCTCCGAGGACCGCACCGGCCTGGACTACAACCGCCCGCCCCGGCTGCTCCCGGAGGCCCGCACCACCCAGTTCACGCTCCCCACGCCGCCGGCACCACCGGAGCGGCGACCGCTGGTGCTGGTCACGGTGCTGGCTCCGCTGGTCGTGTCCGGGGCCGCGTTCCTCATCACCCGCAACCCGCTGACCCTGCTCTTCGCCATCCTCTCGCCGGTGGCGCTGATCGCCGGCCAGATCGGCGCCCGACGCCAGGGAAAGGTCAGCTACCGCACCCGGCTCGCCGAGTACGAGGCGAAGCGTGAGCGGATCAACGCCGAGGCACAGGAGGCGCTGACCGCCGAGCGGCTGGCCCGGCGGGACAACTTTCCCGACCCGGCCGCGGTACGACTGATCGCGGTGGGTCCGGAGCGCCGCCTCTGGGAGCGGCGCCGTACCGACCCCGACTTCCTCGAACTGCGGGCCGGCAGCGCCGACCTCCCGTCCGAGGTGGTGCTCCGGGACCCGAGCCAGGACGAGCACCGCCGGGAGGTCCGGTGGAGCGCCCTGGACGTGCCGGCGACCGTGCCGGTGCGCAAACACGGTGTGGTCGGCATCGCCGGTGACACCGTCGCCCGGGTGACGGCCCGGTGGATGGTCGCGCAGGCGGCCACCCTGCACAGCCCCGAGGATCTTCAGATCTACCTGCTCGCCGGCGCCGGTGACGAGGAGGGCTGGTCGTGGGTCGGTTGGCTGCCGCACGCGGCGCCGCGCGACGGCCAGGACACCCTCGCCACCGTCGGCACCGACACCCAGACCGTGGCCCGGCGCGTGGCCGAACTGGTCGCCGTGATCTCGGCCCGCGCCGCCGAACGGACCGACGGGGCGTTCCGCGACATCCTCGTGGTGCTCGACGGCGCACGCCGGCTGCGTTCCCTGCCCGGGGTGACGCAGATCCTGCGGGAGGGACCGGCCGTCGGGGTGTACGCGATCTGCGTCGACGCCGAGGAGAAGTTGCTGCCGGAGGAGTGCCAGGCCGTCGTCGCCGAGCAGGCCGACGGGTCGCTGTTGGTGACCCGTACGCTCGCCGCGCCGATCCCCGGCGTGCACCCGGACCTGCTCCCGACGGAGTGGCTGCGGACGGTGTCCCGCGCGCTCGCGCCACTGCGGGACACCGGCGGCGCGGACGACGGCGCCGTCCTGCCGGACGCGAGTCGGCTGCTCGACGTGCTCGGGATGGAGCCGCCGGGGCCGGACGCGGTCGCCGCCAGGTGGACCACCGGGGGTCGCACCACCGAGGCGGTGCTCGGCGTCTCGCTGGACGGGCCGTTCGCCCTGGACCTCAAGCGGGACGGACCGCACGCGCTGGTCGCCGGCACCACCGGATCCGGCAAGTCCGAGTTGTTGCAGACCCTGGTCGCCTCGCTCGCCGTCGCCAACCGGCCGGACGCGATGACCTTCGTGCTGGTGGACTACAAGGGCGGCAGCGCGTTCAAGGACTGCGTCCGCCTGCCGCACACCGTCGGCATGGTCACCGACCTCGACACTCACCTGGTGAGTCGGGCGCTGACCTCACTCACGGCGGAGCTGCGGCGGCGGGAGCACATCCTCGCCGAGGCGGGGGCGAAGGACATCGACGACTACGTCGACCTGCTGCGCCGCGAACCGACCCGGACCCCGATGCCCCGACTGTTGATCGTGATCGACGAGTTCGCGTCGATGATCCGCGACCTGCCGGACTTCGTGACCGGTCTGGTCAACATCGCGCAGCGGGGCCGGTCGCTCGGCATCCACCTGGTGCTGGCGACCCAGCGTCCGGGCGGTGTGGTCTCACCCGAGATCCGGGCGAACACGAACCTGCGGATCGCGCTGCGGGTGACCGACACCAGCGAGAGTCAGGACGTGCTGAACGCCCCCGACGCCGCCTCGATCCTGAAGTCGACGCCGGGTCGGGCCTTCGTACGCCTCGCCCAGTCGTCGCTGGTGCCGTTCCAGGCCGGGCGGGTCGGTGGTTTCCGCCCGGGAGCCCGCACCGACGTCCGGCAGGCGCCCTGGCTCACGCCCGTCTCCTGGACGGACCTCGGCCGGCCGGTGCCCACCCGCCCCGGTGTGAAGGCCGAACCCTCCGCCGAACTCACCGATCTCGCCGTGCTGGTGGAGGCCGTCCGGGGCGCCAGTGCGCAGCTCGCCATCGCGCCGCAGCACAGCCCGTGGCTGCCGGCGCTGCCGGACTCGCTGACCGTCGACGCGCTTCCCGCGCCCCGCGGCAGCGGCTACCACCTGGCCCCGGTGGCGTACGGCCTGGTCGACCTGCCGGCCCAGCAGGAGCAGGCGCCGCTGGAGCTGGACCTGGGGACGCTGGGGCACCTGCACGTCATCGGATCGTCGCGCAGCGGCCGGTCACAGGCGTTGCGGACGATCGCCGGCACCGTGGCCCGCGTCCACTCGACCGCCGACGTCCACCTCTACGGCGTCGACTGCGGCAACGGGGCCCTGCTCGCCCTCGCCGAGCTGCCGCACTGTGGCGCGGTCGTGCAGCGTACGGAGTCCGAACGGCTCGGTCGCCTGTTCGCCCGACTCGTCGCGGAGCTGGGTCGCCGTCAGCAGCTGCTCGCCTCCACCGGCTCGGCCGGGCTGGTGGAGTATCGGGCCGGCGTGGCCGAGGCGGACCGACCGCCGCACATCCTCGTGCTGCTCGACCGGTTCGAGGTCTTCGACAAGACGTTCGCCGACTACGACAACGGCAACGTCATGACGGCCCTGTTGACCCTGCTGCGCGAGGGCGCCGGGGCCGGGATCCACGTGGTGATGGCCGGCGACCGCAGCATGTTCACCACCCGGATCTCGTCGACGACGGACGACAAACTGGTGCTCCGACTGACCGAACGCAGCGACTACAGCATGGTCGGCATCAACTACCGCCAGCTGCCGGACGAGATCGCCACGGGCCGGGCGATCCGGGCGGTCGACAGCGCGGAGGCGCAGATCGCCCTGCTCACGGAGGACAGCTCCGGTCAGGGGCAGGCCCGGGCGATCGCCGCGATCGCCGAGGCGGCCCGGCTGCGGGACGCCGAGGTCGGTGACGCCGCTCGCCCGTTCCGGATCGACGTGCTGCCGGACGAGCTGAGCCTGGCGCAGGCCAACGTCCTGGTGCGGCCCAGTGCTCCACTCTGGACGATGCTGGGCGTCGGCGGTGACGAGCTCTCGGCCATCGGCCCGGACCTCGGGAGCAACCCGACCTTCATCCTGGCGGGTCCGCCCCGCTCGGGGCGGAGCACGACCCTGCTGACCATGGTCGCCGGCCTGTTGGAGAAGGGGACGCCGGTGGTGATCGCTGCGCCCCGCCGGTCGCCGCTGCGGGAGCTGGCCGGGCTGCCCGGGGTGCTCGACCTGGTGACGAGCGAGAACTTCACCTCGGCCGGGCTGGCGGCGGCCCTCGACGGGCGCGACGGACCCGCGGTGGTCGTTCTGGACGACGCCGAGCAACTGCTCAAGTGCGACGCCGGCAGCGATCTCGGTGACATCGCCCGGGTGGGGACGGAGAAGGGCCTCGGGCTGATCATCGCGGGCTCGATCGACGGCCTCTCCAGCGGCTTCGGCGGCTGGCACGTCGACGCCCGCCGGAACCGGCAGGGCGCGCTGCTCAGCCCGCAGGGCCTCGGCGACGGTGAACTGATCGGCGCCAAGCTGTCCCGCGGTCAGCTCGGCGGCGGGCGGCCGGGCCGGGTGCTCGCCCACTTCGGCGACGGCAAGCTGCATCTGGTGCAGGTGCCCCGTACCGAGCCGGCGGTCCTGCGGGAGCTGCTGGGCGAGGCCAGGTAG
- a CDS encoding COG4315 family predicted lipoprotein, protein MKALTSRTLLGSLALAAALLASGCTTTVTDPVAVPQRDVGGGGPRPQSGAAQNPQTSGAPDDLGQRSPDGGYWPASVQLGENLELGPVVLDGQGFTLYRFDRDSASPSRSTCTEGCLMRWLPVLANEKIKFENLDPARLGAVARPDGTQQVTVGGWPVYRFAEDSVPGRTTGQGADGLWFVVAPDGGKAAAPAGSGS, encoded by the coding sequence ATGAAGGCACTCACCTCCCGTACCCTGCTCGGCTCCCTCGCGCTGGCCGCCGCGCTCCTCGCGTCCGGGTGCACCACCACGGTCACCGACCCGGTCGCCGTACCCCAGCGGGACGTCGGTGGGGGCGGGCCACGGCCGCAGTCCGGCGCGGCGCAGAACCCGCAGACGTCCGGCGCGCCGGACGACCTCGGGCAGCGCAGCCCGGACGGGGGCTACTGGCCGGCGTCGGTGCAGCTCGGCGAGAACCTGGAACTCGGCCCGGTTGTTCTCGACGGGCAGGGCTTCACCCTCTACCGGTTCGACCGGGACAGCGCGTCGCCGTCCCGGTCGACCTGTACCGAGGGCTGCCTGATGCGGTGGCTGCCGGTGCTGGCCAACGAGAAGATCAAGTTCGAGAACCTCGACCCCGCGCGGCTCGGTGCGGTGGCCCGTCCGGACGGCACGCAGCAGGTGACCGTGGGGGGCTGGCCGGTCTACCGCTTCGCCGAGGACTCGGTGCCGGGGCGGACCACCGGTCAGGGCGCCGACGGGCTGTGGTTCGTGGTCGCCCCGGACGGTGGCAAGGCCGCCGCACCGGCCGGCTCAGGTAGTTGA
- a CDS encoding sigma-70 family RNA polymerase sigma factor, with the protein MAGLRPVRRREVADEALVRTLYEEHGRAMLAYATQLTRDRAAAEDIVQEALVRAWRHPDSLVNGKGSVRGWLLTVVRNLVTDTVRARNARPPEVPESPTDVAVERDHADQVVNSMVVVDALNRLSQEHREVLEQVYLLGSTVAEAAKALGIPPGTVKSRSYYALRALRDIAERPAGVERSAS; encoded by the coding sequence ATGGCGGGGTTGAGGCCTGTTCGTCGGCGGGAAGTGGCAGACGAGGCCTTGGTCCGGACCCTCTACGAGGAGCACGGCCGGGCGATGCTCGCGTACGCGACGCAGCTGACCCGCGACCGCGCCGCCGCGGAGGACATCGTCCAGGAGGCGCTGGTGCGAGCCTGGCGCCACCCGGACAGCCTGGTCAACGGCAAGGGATCAGTACGGGGGTGGCTGCTCACCGTGGTACGTAACCTCGTCACCGACACGGTGCGGGCCCGGAACGCGCGACCGCCGGAGGTGCCGGAGAGCCCGACGGACGTCGCGGTCGAACGGGACCACGCGGACCAGGTGGTCAACTCGATGGTGGTGGTGGACGCCCTCAACCGCCTCTCCCAGGAGCACCGCGAGGTACTTGAGCAGGTCTACCTACTCGGGAGTACAGTCGCGGAGGCCGCGAAGGCCCTGGGTATCCCGCCGGGCACGGTCAAGTCACGCTCCTACTACGCACTCCGGGCGCTACGCGACATCGCTGAGCGCCCAGCCGGGGTGGAACGGTCTGCCTCATGA
- a CDS encoding anti-sigma factor family protein — translation MKSDSLMPAGDHVDIGGYLMGELDQEQLRQAEEHLAGCAECRTEIESLQEWQGALQAVPEAMLLDGPPEGGDLLLQRTLRQVRSESSGRRQRRGVLLSAAAVVALAAAVSGGVVLGRTTGDAPDTRALPTPPTASTSATATDPATRYASTTDPGTGARLTVAVTPAAGWVRVNAAVSGIAQGERCRLLVVGKDGSTVLAGSWLVSETGAVGGTTLDGSALIDPAQVGGVRVENTDGKAYATVTL, via the coding sequence ATGAAATCGGACAGCTTGATGCCGGCCGGTGACCACGTGGACATCGGCGGCTACCTGATGGGCGAGCTCGACCAGGAGCAGCTCCGGCAGGCGGAGGAGCACCTGGCGGGCTGTGCGGAGTGCCGCACCGAGATCGAGTCGCTCCAGGAGTGGCAGGGCGCGCTCCAGGCCGTACCCGAGGCGATGCTGCTCGACGGCCCGCCGGAGGGCGGCGACCTGCTGTTGCAGCGCACCCTGCGCCAGGTCCGCAGCGAGTCGTCCGGTCGTCGCCAGCGCCGCGGGGTGCTCCTGAGCGCCGCCGCGGTGGTGGCTCTCGCCGCCGCGGTCTCCGGTGGCGTCGTGCTCGGTCGGACGACCGGCGACGCACCCGACACGCGGGCCCTGCCCACCCCGCCCACCGCCTCGACCTCGGCGACCGCCACTGACCCGGCCACCCGGTACGCCAGCACGACCGACCCCGGCACGGGTGCCCGGCTCACCGTCGCCGTGACCCCCGCCGCGGGCTGGGTGCGGGTCAACGCGGCCGTGTCCGGGATCGCTCAGGGCGAGCGCTGCCGCCTGCTGGTCGTCGGCAAGGACGGCAGCACCGTGCTGGCCGGCAGCTGGTTGGTGTCCGAGACCGGGGCGGTCGGCGGCACCACGCTCGACGGCAGTGCCCTGATCGACCCCGCCCAGGTCGGCGGTGTCCGCGTGGAGAACACCGACGGCAAGGCGTACGCCACCGTGACGCTGTGA
- a CDS encoding neutral zinc metallopeptidase: MIPNSRAARIRRALVLGGAALGVVSLVAGCVRPVAGTGAAEHWSATRVAGLEITTGASGPRAGVADSRLPVAGSDGGEADRLARNAVDDVQRYWAEELPASFGRRFEPVARLVSYDSTGPGVAICGTGTGGAVNAFYCPADDTVAWDRAQLLPMLNDSFGPMAVVAVLAHELGHAVQSRLGTVDGRTSSIVREQQADCFAGNFIRWVAEGNAPHFQLSTGPGLNQILATLFFIRDGAETGFEADGAHGNAFDRVSAFQFGFGDGPGRCARIDEAEVRRRITQPAGGQLSSSGRETGDLPVNDRESLLALQETLRAAFDRGGTAGPTISPSLSACPEVTVTAPAAYCPATDTVGLDLAELARLGTSPGQGQGGIGDFAAFAEVASRYALAAQHADGFPLTGLATAQRTACLTGVWAATIVAGRGAVLQLSPGDLDEAVAEMLAPRSLIAADVNGAGIPSGFARVEAFRDGFTSGAPSPCLEKYR, encoded by the coding sequence ATGATTCCGAACAGTCGGGCGGCGCGCATCAGACGGGCGCTGGTCCTCGGTGGGGCGGCCCTCGGCGTGGTGTCACTGGTCGCCGGCTGCGTCCGGCCCGTGGCCGGCACCGGCGCCGCGGAGCACTGGAGCGCCACCCGCGTCGCCGGCCTGGAGATCACCACGGGGGCCAGTGGGCCCCGGGCCGGGGTGGCCGACTCACGCCTGCCCGTCGCCGGCAGCGACGGCGGCGAGGCGGACCGGCTCGCCCGCAACGCCGTCGACGACGTGCAGCGGTACTGGGCGGAGGAGCTGCCCGCGAGCTTCGGTCGCCGCTTCGAGCCGGTGGCGCGGCTCGTCTCGTACGACTCCACCGGTCCGGGCGTCGCCATCTGCGGCACCGGCACCGGAGGCGCGGTGAACGCCTTCTACTGCCCGGCCGACGACACGGTCGCCTGGGACCGGGCGCAACTGCTCCCCATGCTCAACGACTCGTTCGGGCCGATGGCGGTGGTGGCGGTGCTCGCCCACGAGTTGGGGCACGCCGTGCAGTCCCGCCTCGGCACGGTCGACGGGCGCACCAGCTCGATCGTCCGGGAGCAGCAGGCCGACTGCTTCGCGGGCAACTTCATCCGATGGGTGGCCGAGGGCAACGCTCCGCACTTCCAACTGTCCACCGGCCCCGGCCTCAACCAGATCCTCGCCACGCTGTTCTTCATCCGCGACGGTGCGGAGACCGGCTTCGAGGCGGACGGGGCGCACGGCAACGCGTTCGATCGGGTCTCCGCGTTCCAGTTCGGATTCGGCGACGGCCCCGGCCGGTGCGCGCGCATCGACGAGGCCGAGGTGCGGCGGCGGATCACCCAGCCGGCCGGCGGCCAGCTGTCGTCGAGCGGTCGGGAGACCGGCGACCTACCGGTGAACGACCGGGAGTCCCTGCTCGCGCTGCAGGAGACGCTGCGAGCGGCCTTCGACCGGGGTGGCACCGCGGGGCCGACGATCAGCCCGTCCCTGTCGGCCTGCCCGGAGGTGACCGTCACCGCCCCCGCCGCCTACTGCCCGGCCACCGACACGGTCGGACTCGACCTGGCCGAGCTGGCCCGCCTCGGGACGTCCCCGGGCCAGGGTCAGGGCGGGATCGGGGACTTCGCCGCCTTCGCGGAGGTCGCCTCTCGGTACGCGCTCGCGGCGCAGCACGCGGACGGTTTTCCGCTCACCGGGCTCGCCACGGCGCAGCGCACCGCGTGCCTCACCGGCGTCTGGGCGGCGACGATCGTGGCCGGGCGGGGCGCCGTCCTGCAGCTCTCCCCCGGTGATCTGGACGAGGCCGTCGCCGAGATGCTGGCACCCCGGAGCCTCATCGCCGCCGACGTCAACGGCGCCGGCATTCCCTCCGGGTTCGCCCGCGTCGAAGCGTTCCGGGACGGCTTCACCTCCGGCGCGCCGTCACCCTGCCTGGAGAAGTACCGGTAA